One Lycium barbarum isolate Lr01 chromosome 5, ASM1917538v2, whole genome shotgun sequence genomic window carries:
- the LOC132641788 gene encoding alpha-xylosidase 1-like isoform X2, producing the protein MSSEYSGNELMFSYISDPFSFSVKRKSNGQTLFNSSCEDSDPYNSLVFKDQYLEVSTKLPKDASLYGLGENTQPHGIKIYPNDPYTLYTTDQSAINLNMDLYGSHPMYMDLRNVKGEAYAHAVLLMNSNGMDVFYRGDSLTYKVIGGVLDFYFFSGPTPLAVVDQYTQFIGRPAPMPYWSLGFHQCRWGYHNLSVIEDVIANYKKAKIPLDVIWNDDDHMDGKKDFTLNPVNYPGPKLRAFLEKIHAEGMHYIVINDPGIGVNKSYGTYQRGIANDVFIKYEGKPFLAQVWPGAVHFPDFLNPKTVEWWGDEIRRFHELAPIDGLWIDMNEVSNFCTGLCTIPEGRICPNGTGPGWICCLDCKNVTKTKWDDPPYKINASGIQAPIGYKTIATSATHYNGVREYDAHSLYGFSETIATHKGLQALEGKRPFILSRATFVGSGHYAAHWTGDNKGTWEDLKYSISTVMNFGMFGVPMVGADICGFYPAAPPLEELCNRWIEVGAFYPFSRDHANYYSPRQELYQWKSVAKSARNALGMRYKLLPYFYTLNYEAHMTGAPIARPLFFTFPNIPELYELSTQFLVGSSIMVSPVLEEAKTKVSALFPPGTWYNLFDMTQAIVTKEPHYRSLDAPLNVINVHLYQNAIIPMQRGGMLTKQARKTPFTIVVAFPLGASEGEAKGNLFLDEDELPEMKLGNGQSTYIDFYATTRNGTVKIWSEVQESKYALDKGWYIEKVTVLGLNRIGGAFEILSDGTKLEDTSKVQFATEEHKYIDKLEDGSHKKSMMLDIQGLELPVGKNFAMSWKMGV; encoded by the exons ATGTCCTCAGAATACTCAGGAAATGAATTGATGTTCAGTTATATAAGTGACCCTTTTAGTTTTTCTGTAAAAAGAAAATCAAATGGACAAACCCTTTTCAATTCAAGTTGTGAAGATTCAGACCCATATAACAGTTTGGTTTTTAAAGATCAATATCTTGAAGTATCTACAAAATTGCCTAAAGATGCTTCATTATATGGTCTAGGAGAAAATACACAACCCCATGGGATTAAAATTTACCCAAATGACCCTTACACTTTGTACACAACAGATCAATCAGCTATTAATTTGAACATGGATTTGTATGGTTCACATCCAATGTACATGGATTTGAGAAATGTGAAAGGTGAAGCTTATGCCCATGCAGTTTTGTTGATGAATAGTAATGGTATGGATGTGTTTTACAGAGGGGATTCATTGACATATAAAGTGATTGGGGGTGTTTTGGACTTTTACTTCTTCTCTGGGCCCACACCTCTTGCTGTTGTTGATCAATATACTCAATTCATAGGTCGTCCTGCTCCTATGCCCTATTGGTCACTTG GTTTCCATCAGTGCAGATGGGGTTACCACAATTTATCTGTAATTGAGGATGTTATTGCCAATTACAAGAAAGCAAAGATCCCTCTTGATGTGATATGGAATGATGATGACCACATGGATGGGAAAAAAGATTTCACCCTCAACCCTGTCAACTACCCTGGTCCAAAGTTAAGAGCATTCTTAGAAAAAATCCATGCTGAAGGAATGCATTATATTGTCATCAATGATCCTGGAATTGGAGTTAACAAAAGTTATGGTACTTACCAAAGAGGTATAGCCAATGATGTCTTCATCAAATACGAAGGCAAACCGTTTTTAGCACAAGTCTGGCCTGGTGCCGTTCATTTTCCTGACTTCCTCAACCCGAAAACGGTTGAATGGTGGGGTGATGAAATTCGGCGGTTCCATGAACTTGCTCCTATTGATGGCCTTTGGATTGACATGAATGAAGTTTCCAACTTTTGCACCGGTTTGTGCACGATTCCTGAGGGCAGGATTTGTCCTAATGGGACGGGTCCTGGTTGGATTTGTTGCCTTGATTGCAAGAACGTAACAAAAACAAAGTGGGACGATCCGCCTTACAAGATAAATGCTTCAGGAATACAAGCTCCAATCGGGTACAAAACGATTGCTACTAGCGCGACTCATTACAATGGAGTTAGGGAATATGATGCTCATAGTCTTTATGGTTTCTCTGAGACCATTGCCACTCACAAGGGTCTCCAAGCGTTGGAGGGAAAACGCCCGTTCATACTGTCCCGTGCCACGTTTGTTGGTTCGGGCCATTATGCTGCACATTGGACAGGGGACAACAAAGGAACTTGGGAGGATTTGAAGTATTCAATCTCTACTGTCATGAACTTTGGTATGTTTGGTGTTCCGATGGTCGGTGCAGACATATGTGGATTTTACCCCGCGGCGCCGCCTTTAGAGGAGCTATGCAACCGTTGGATTGAAGTTGGCGCTTTCTATCCGTTCTCAAGGGATCACGCGAACTACTACTCACCAAGACAAGAGCTTTACCAATGGAAAAGTGTGGCTAAATCTGCTCGTAATGCATTAGGAATGAGATACAAATTGCTACCGTATTTCTACACATTGAACTACGAAGCACACATGACGGGAGCACCGATTGCAAGGCCGTTGTTCTTCACTTTCCCGAACATTCCAGAGCTTTATGAGTTGAGCACTCAATTCTTGGTAGGAAGCAGCATCATGGTCTCGCCGGTGCTAGAAGAGGCTAAAACTAAGGTCAGCGCGCTTTTTCCACCAGGCACTTGGTACAATTTATTCGACATGACACAAGCCATCGTCACAAAAGAACCACATTACCGCTCACTTGACGCACCGTTGAACGTGATCAACGTGCATTTGTACCAAAACGCCATAATACCAATGCAACGCGGTGGGATGCTAACAAAACAAGCAAGAAAGACACCTTTTACCATCGTCGTGGCCTTCCCACTTGGGGCATCCGAAGGGGAAGCTAAAGGAAATCTCTTCCTCGACGAGGATGAGCTTCCTGAGATGAAGCTAGGAAACGGGCAGTCAACATATATAGATTTCTACGCGACGACAAGGAATGGAACAGTGAAGATTTGGTCGGAAGTTCAAGAGAGCAAATACGCGTTGGATAAAGGTTGGTACATCGAGAAGGTTACCGTGTTGGGATTGAACAGAATCGGAGGTGCATTTGAGATTCTTTCGGATGGAACTAAACTTGAAGATACTTCTAAGGTGCAATTTGCAACGGAAGAGCACAAGTATATAGACAAACTGGAGGATGGAAGTCACAAGAAGAGTATGATGCTAGATATTCAAGGACTAGAATTACCAGTTGGGAAAAACTTTGCTATGTCCTGGAAAATGGGGGTTTAA
- the LOC132641788 gene encoding alpha-xylosidase 1-like isoform X1 translates to MEIFSSSPLLHFLLVLTICIACVNFVHTAPTKIGKGYRLIAIEESPDGGLIGHLKVKKKNNIYGPDIPHLQLYVKHETDNRLRIHITDAEKQRWEVPYDLLPRETAPSLKQTIGKSRKSQIPLMSSEYSGNELMFSYISDPFSFSVKRKSNGQTLFNSSCEDSDPYNSLVFKDQYLEVSTKLPKDASLYGLGENTQPHGIKIYPNDPYTLYTTDQSAINLNMDLYGSHPMYMDLRNVKGEAYAHAVLLMNSNGMDVFYRGDSLTYKVIGGVLDFYFFSGPTPLAVVDQYTQFIGRPAPMPYWSLGFHQCRWGYHNLSVIEDVIANYKKAKIPLDVIWNDDDHMDGKKDFTLNPVNYPGPKLRAFLEKIHAEGMHYIVINDPGIGVNKSYGTYQRGIANDVFIKYEGKPFLAQVWPGAVHFPDFLNPKTVEWWGDEIRRFHELAPIDGLWIDMNEVSNFCTGLCTIPEGRICPNGTGPGWICCLDCKNVTKTKWDDPPYKINASGIQAPIGYKTIATSATHYNGVREYDAHSLYGFSETIATHKGLQALEGKRPFILSRATFVGSGHYAAHWTGDNKGTWEDLKYSISTVMNFGMFGVPMVGADICGFYPAAPPLEELCNRWIEVGAFYPFSRDHANYYSPRQELYQWKSVAKSARNALGMRYKLLPYFYTLNYEAHMTGAPIARPLFFTFPNIPELYELSTQFLVGSSIMVSPVLEEAKTKVSALFPPGTWYNLFDMTQAIVTKEPHYRSLDAPLNVINVHLYQNAIIPMQRGGMLTKQARKTPFTIVVAFPLGASEGEAKGNLFLDEDELPEMKLGNGQSTYIDFYATTRNGTVKIWSEVQESKYALDKGWYIEKVTVLGLNRIGGAFEILSDGTKLEDTSKVQFATEEHKYIDKLEDGSHKKSMMLDIQGLELPVGKNFAMSWKMGV, encoded by the exons ATGGAAATTTTCTCTTCCTCCCCATTATTACATTTCTTGCTAGTCTTGACAATTTGCATAGCTTGTGTAAATTTTGTCCACACAGCTCCAACCAAGATTGGCAAAGGCTATCGTTTGATAGCCATTGAAGAATCACCAGATGGTGGCCTCATTGGACACCTCAAAGTCAAGAAAAAGAACAACATTTATGGCCCTGATATTCCTCACTTGCAGCTCTATGTCAA GCATGAGACAGATAATCGTTTGAGGATTCATATAACTGATGCAGAGAAGCAAAGATGGGAAGTTCCTTACGATTTATTACCAAGAGAAACAGCCCCATCACTAAAACAAACAATTGGAAAATCAAGAAAGAGTCAAATTCCACTTATGTCCTCAGAATACTCAGGAAATGAATTGATGTTCAGTTATATAAGTGACCCTTTTAGTTTTTCTGTAAAAAGAAAATCAAATGGACAAACCCTTTTCAATTCAAGTTGTGAAGATTCAGACCCATATAACAGTTTGGTTTTTAAAGATCAATATCTTGAAGTATCTACAAAATTGCCTAAAGATGCTTCATTATATGGTCTAGGAGAAAATACACAACCCCATGGGATTAAAATTTACCCAAATGACCCTTACACTTTGTACACAACAGATCAATCAGCTATTAATTTGAACATGGATTTGTATGGTTCACATCCAATGTACATGGATTTGAGAAATGTGAAAGGTGAAGCTTATGCCCATGCAGTTTTGTTGATGAATAGTAATGGTATGGATGTGTTTTACAGAGGGGATTCATTGACATATAAAGTGATTGGGGGTGTTTTGGACTTTTACTTCTTCTCTGGGCCCACACCTCTTGCTGTTGTTGATCAATATACTCAATTCATAGGTCGTCCTGCTCCTATGCCCTATTGGTCACTTG GTTTCCATCAGTGCAGATGGGGTTACCACAATTTATCTGTAATTGAGGATGTTATTGCCAATTACAAGAAAGCAAAGATCCCTCTTGATGTGATATGGAATGATGATGACCACATGGATGGGAAAAAAGATTTCACCCTCAACCCTGTCAACTACCCTGGTCCAAAGTTAAGAGCATTCTTAGAAAAAATCCATGCTGAAGGAATGCATTATATTGTCATCAATGATCCTGGAATTGGAGTTAACAAAAGTTATGGTACTTACCAAAGAGGTATAGCCAATGATGTCTTCATCAAATACGAAGGCAAACCGTTTTTAGCACAAGTCTGGCCTGGTGCCGTTCATTTTCCTGACTTCCTCAACCCGAAAACGGTTGAATGGTGGGGTGATGAAATTCGGCGGTTCCATGAACTTGCTCCTATTGATGGCCTTTGGATTGACATGAATGAAGTTTCCAACTTTTGCACCGGTTTGTGCACGATTCCTGAGGGCAGGATTTGTCCTAATGGGACGGGTCCTGGTTGGATTTGTTGCCTTGATTGCAAGAACGTAACAAAAACAAAGTGGGACGATCCGCCTTACAAGATAAATGCTTCAGGAATACAAGCTCCAATCGGGTACAAAACGATTGCTACTAGCGCGACTCATTACAATGGAGTTAGGGAATATGATGCTCATAGTCTTTATGGTTTCTCTGAGACCATTGCCACTCACAAGGGTCTCCAAGCGTTGGAGGGAAAACGCCCGTTCATACTGTCCCGTGCCACGTTTGTTGGTTCGGGCCATTATGCTGCACATTGGACAGGGGACAACAAAGGAACTTGGGAGGATTTGAAGTATTCAATCTCTACTGTCATGAACTTTGGTATGTTTGGTGTTCCGATGGTCGGTGCAGACATATGTGGATTTTACCCCGCGGCGCCGCCTTTAGAGGAGCTATGCAACCGTTGGATTGAAGTTGGCGCTTTCTATCCGTTCTCAAGGGATCACGCGAACTACTACTCACCAAGACAAGAGCTTTACCAATGGAAAAGTGTGGCTAAATCTGCTCGTAATGCATTAGGAATGAGATACAAATTGCTACCGTATTTCTACACATTGAACTACGAAGCACACATGACGGGAGCACCGATTGCAAGGCCGTTGTTCTTCACTTTCCCGAACATTCCAGAGCTTTATGAGTTGAGCACTCAATTCTTGGTAGGAAGCAGCATCATGGTCTCGCCGGTGCTAGAAGAGGCTAAAACTAAGGTCAGCGCGCTTTTTCCACCAGGCACTTGGTACAATTTATTCGACATGACACAAGCCATCGTCACAAAAGAACCACATTACCGCTCACTTGACGCACCGTTGAACGTGATCAACGTGCATTTGTACCAAAACGCCATAATACCAATGCAACGCGGTGGGATGCTAACAAAACAAGCAAGAAAGACACCTTTTACCATCGTCGTGGCCTTCCCACTTGGGGCATCCGAAGGGGAAGCTAAAGGAAATCTCTTCCTCGACGAGGATGAGCTTCCTGAGATGAAGCTAGGAAACGGGCAGTCAACATATATAGATTTCTACGCGACGACAAGGAATGGAACAGTGAAGATTTGGTCGGAAGTTCAAGAGAGCAAATACGCGTTGGATAAAGGTTGGTACATCGAGAAGGTTACCGTGTTGGGATTGAACAGAATCGGAGGTGCATTTGAGATTCTTTCGGATGGAACTAAACTTGAAGATACTTCTAAGGTGCAATTTGCAACGGAAGAGCACAAGTATATAGACAAACTGGAGGATGGAAGTCACAAGAAGAGTATGATGCTAGATATTCAAGGACTAGAATTACCAGTTGGGAAAAACTTTGCTATGTCCTGGAAAATGGGGGTTTAA